One genomic segment of Coffea arabica cultivar ET-39 chromosome 6e, Coffea Arabica ET-39 HiFi, whole genome shotgun sequence includes these proteins:
- the LOC113694292 gene encoding LOW QUALITY PROTEIN: phosphoinositide phosphatase SAC3 (The sequence of the model RefSeq protein was modified relative to this genomic sequence to represent the inferred CDS: inserted 1 base in 1 codon), whose translation MAEELENEQPPPQQQQLTSYSENDHTYAENDQHQTENDQGTAGECYPGRPNPLPEGFMQKFRLYETRSNFYMIGRDKSRTCWRVLKINRLEAYELNILEDSTTYTERECSDLLRRIHEGNISTGGLRFVTTCYGIVGFIKFLGPYYMLVITKRRQIGAISGHNVYSISKSEIIPLPNSAVRSSMMIDHRNEDRYKRLLCTVDLTKDFFFSYSYHVMRSVQKNICDAETGNVLYETMFVWNEFLTRGIRNILQNTLWTVALVYGFFQQATLSISGRQFRLTLIARRSRHYAGTRYLKRGVNERGRVANDVETEQIVFENVPEGIPIQISSVVQNRGSIPLFWSQETSRLNLKPDIILSKKDQRYEATRLHFENLVGRYGHPIIILNLIKTSEKKPRESILRAEFANAIECINKDLSEENRLKFLHWDLHKHSRSKATNVLLLLGKVATYALTLTGFFYCQVTPALATEGCLKWPYFESSVDSDTQQPVQCEIENESNDNHHDDASENLDRFDRRLCTGNNVANGGGFGKPPILQKGVLRTNCIDCLDRTNVAQYAYGLAALGHQLRALGIINSTKIDLDDPLADELMGFYERMGDTLAHQYGGSAAHNKIFSQRRGQWKAATQSQEFFRTLQRYYSNAYMDAEKQNAINVFLGHFQPQPGKPEVWELNSDQLYRESRNGQSNIDKNGRSLFKRSLSDGNILRETHTPVSTSNMSKDISNSLPDXSNILSESTPNIPTCENELSHLRYTPSMPVRELFEDLPRDRCQENENGDSYDCSNFVDLDWLSSSGNSCEEEILERSLLTSPIAGLSSDNVVSDLAGEATPVISECGSSMKGRDQTGTELCYDDSYGSEVHEEFSDCFVHWVTYGETLCH comes from the exons ATGGCGGAAGAGCTGGAGAATGAGCAGCCACCGCCGCAGCAGCAGCAGCTTACTTCTTACTCCGAAAATGATCATACTTATGCTGAAAATGATCAGCACCAGACAGAAAATGATCAGGGGACAGCAGGAGAGTGCTATCCTGGTCGCCCTAACCCTCTACCTGAGGGCTTTATGCAGAAATTCCGCCTTTATGAAACTCGATCG AATTTTTATATGATAGGTAGGGACAAGAGCCGAACATGCTGGAGAGTATTAAAAATTAACAGGTTGGAGGCTTATGAGCTAAATATACTTGAAGATTCTACAACGTACACTGAAAGGGAATGTTCTGACCTTTTGAGGAGGATACATGAGGGAAATATATCTACAGGAGGGCTTAGATTTGTCACCACTTGTTATGGAATTGTTG GTTTTATTAAATTCTTGGGGCCCTATTACATGTTGGTTATAACCAAAAGGAGGCAAATTGGTGCAATATCTGGTCACAATGTATACTCAATCTCGAAGAGTGAGATAATCCCGCTTCCGAACTCTGCAGTTCGATCCAGTATGATGATTGACCATCGAAATGAAGACAG ATACAAGAGGCTTCTCTGCACGGTTGATCTTACAAAGGATTTCTTCTTCAGTTATTCATATCATGTTATGAGGAGTGTACAAAAGAATATCTGTGATGCCGAGACAGGGAATGTCCTGTATGAGACTATGtttgtgtggaatgagtttttgACTCGCGGAATAAGGAACATCCTTCAGAATACTCTCTGGACAGTTGCACTAGTCTATGGGTTCTTCCAGCAG GCTACGCTGTCCATATCTGGGCGACAATTTAGGCTGACACTTATTGCAAGACGTTCTCGTCATTATGCTGGGACAAG ATATCTGAAACGTGGTGTGAATGAAAGGGGCAGGGTTGCAAATGATGTTGAGACTGAGCAGATCGTATTTGAGAATGTTCCAGAGGGGATCCCTATTCAAATTAGTTCTGTGGTTCAAAATCGTGGATCAATCCCACTTTTCTGGTCACAGGAAACTTCAAGATTGAACCTTAAGCCTGATATCATAT TGTCAAAAAAGGACCAAAGGTACGAGGCTACAAGACTTCATTTTGAAAATCTGGTCGGTAGATATGGGCATCCCATAATCATCTTGAATTTGATTAAG ACGAGTGAGAAGAAGCCTCGAGAATCGATTCTTCGTGCTGAGTTTGCCAATGCCATTGAATGTATCAATAAAGATTTGTCAGAGGAGAATCGTCTCAAGTTCCTTCACTGGGATTTGCACAAGCATTCTCGAAG CAAAGCTACAAATGTTTTGCTCCTTCTGGGAAAAGTGGCTACATATGCATTGACACTGACAGGCTTCTTCTACTGCCAAGTAACACCAGCCTTAGCAACTGAGGGATGCTTGAAATGGCCTTATTTTGA GAGTTCTGTTGATAGTGACACGCAGCAGCCAGTACAGTGTGAAATTGAAAACGAGTCAAATGACAACCACCATGACGATGCTAGTGAGAACTTAGATAGATTTGACAGAAGATTATGTACCGGGAACAATGTGGCTAATGGTGGTGGTTTTGGTAAGCCGCCAATTCTTCAAAAGGGAGTGCTCAGGACAAACTGCATAGATTGTTTGGATCGTACTAATGTGGCACAATATGCATACGGATTGGCTGCTTTGGGACATCAACTGCGAGCTCTGGGAATAATAAATTCCACAAAAATAGACCTTGATGATCCCTTGGCTGATGAATTGATGGGCTTCTATGAAAGAATGGGTGATACACTTGCTCATCAATATGGTGGCTCAGCTGCTCACAATAAG ATTTTCTCTCAGCGAAGAGGTCAATGGAAGGCAGCCACCCAGTCCCAAGAGTTTTTCAGGACTCTACAACGGTATTACAGCAATGCTTACATGGACGCAGAAAAACAAAATGCCATTAATGT ATTCTTAGGGCATTTTCAGCCTCAACCAGGCAAACCTGAAGTCTGGGAGCTGAATTCTGACCAGCTTTACAGGGAAAGTAGGAATGGGCAatcaaatattgataaaaatgGAAG GTCACTGTTTAAAAGATCTTTATCAGATGGAAACATTCTTCGAGAAACTCACACTCCTGTATCCACCTCTAACATGAGCAAAGATATTTCTAATTCTTTGCCTG GGAGCAATATTCTCTCTGAGTCAACACCCAATATACCAACTTGTGAAAACGAGTTATCACATTTGAG GTATACACCCTCAATGCCTGTGAGGGAACTTTTCGAAGATTTGCCAAGAGACAGATGTcaggaaaatgaaaatggagattctTATGACTGTTCAAATTTTGTTGATTTGGATTGGCTATCTTCCTCTGGAAATTCATGTGAAGAAGAGATATTGGAGAG GTCGCTGCTTACATCTCCAATTGCTGGACTTTCATCAGATAATGTTGTCAGTGATTTGGCAGGGGAAGCAACCCCAGTAATCAGTGAGTGCGGATCTAGCATGAAG GGTAGGGACCAGACTGGAACTGAGTTGTGCTATGATGATAGCTATGGTAGTGAGGTTCATGAGGAATTTTCAGATTGTTTTGTACATTGGGTGACGTATGGAGAAACTCTGTGTCACTGA
- the LOC113691705 gene encoding GDSL esterase/lipase 5 translates to MRLNSRFGTSSLIYASLVLVLCFKASGGSAERSSAFFIFGDSTVDPGNNNYIKTTPENQANYKPYGQNGFFKEPTGRFSDGRIIVDYIAEYAKLPIIPPYLQPSADYSHGVNFASGGAGILSTTNPGVVIDFKTQLEYFHKVQRSLTEKLGTAEAEEIISNAVYFISMGSNDYMGGYLGNPEMQQLHPPEDYVRMVIGNLTQGIQELYDRGARKFGFLSLCPLGCLPALRVLNPKGHDAGCFEQASALAFAHNNALQAVLPNLELLLPKGFKYCNSNFYDWLLDRINDPTKYGFKEGESACCGTGPYRGIFTCGGTKKDPNYELCDNPSDHVWFDSFHPTERIHEQFAKALWDGPSSSVGPHNLESLFFDKQTIADVVDNPETQQIF, encoded by the exons ATGAGGCTAAATTCTCGCTTTGGAACTTCATCATTGATCTATGCAAGTCTTGTACTTGTGCTTTGTTTCAAGGCCAGTGGGGGCTCAGCTGAGAGAAGCAGTGCATTCTTCATATTTGGTGATTCTACTGTGGATCCAGGCAACAACAATTACATTAAGACCACGCCTGAAAACCAAGCCAATTACAAGCCTTACGGTCAGAACGGTTTCTTCAAGGAGCCAACAGGCCGATTCTCAGATGGCCGAATTATCGTCGATTATATTG CTGAGTATGCAAAATTGCCTATAATTCCTCCGTATCTGCAACCATCTGCTGATTACAGTCATGGAGTTAATTTTGCCTCTGGTGGGGCTGGAATTCTTTCTACAACAAATCCGGGTGTG GTCATTGATTTCAAGACACAGTTAGAGTACTTTCATAAGGTACAACGGTCCCTAACTGAGAAGTTAGGAACCGCAGAAGCAGAAGAAATTATATCAAACGCAGTTTATTTCATTAGTATGGGCAGTAATGATTACATGGGAGGTTATCTAGGTAATCCAGAAATGCAACAACTGCATCCTCCCGAGGATTATGTCAGGATGGTTATTGGTAATCTGACGCAGGGAATTCAA GAGCTGTATGATCGCGGAGccagaaaatttggatttctgaGCTTATGCCCTTTGGGTTGCTTGCCAGCCCTCCGAGTTCTCAATCCTAAAGGCCACGATGCTGGTTGTTTTGAACAAGCTAGTGCTCTAGCATTTGCACATAACAATGCTCTACAGGCTGTCCTCCCTAATCTTGAACTCCTCCTGCCCAAGGGATTCAAATACTGCAACTCCAATTTCTATGATTGGCTCCTTGATAGGATTAATGATCCCACAAAGTATG GATTCAAGGAAGGAGAGAGTGCTTGTTGTGGTACAGGACCTTATAGAGGAATTTTCACTTGTGGAGGCACAAAGAAGGATCCAAACTATGAGTTGTGTGACAACCCCAGTGACCATGTTTGGTTCGATTCTTTTCATCCAACGGAAAGGATCCATGAACAATTTGCAAAAGCTCTCTGGGATGGGCCGTCCTCTTCTGTGGGGCCACACAACCTGGAAAGTCTGTTCTTCGACAAGCAAACTATTGCTGATGTTGTCGACAATCCAGAAACTCAGCAGATCTTTTGA
- the LOC113693703 gene encoding suppressor of mec-8 and unc-52 protein homolog 2 — protein MSSKRNNYKEKLARRKEEKAEEPEQPKYRDRAKERREDQNPDYEPTTELGHFHAVAPPGTVELRSADAHKLSIEKSKYLGGDVEHTHLVKGLDYALLHKVRSEIDKKPDVDDDANEKARASKEDQTLSFRTATAKSVYQWMVKPQTTIKTNEMFLPGRMSFIFNMENGYSNDIPTTLHRSKADCPVPEEMVTVGVDGSVLDRIAKIMSYLRLGSSGKVLKKKKKEKDAKGKLSRISNGYDGDQKMLRSDALKNQNDKETPLPPPPPLPKRIPDSRQNQGPTIVRPEEDDIFIGDGIDYSIPSKDMSQSPVSEDMEESPRNKERASYFDEPVYGPVPPSDPSHGWQQVSGYDALQAQALVGGYQTEWQEYQYAEQLAYPDQYLQQNLQAYDVQAGLNVLQDPRFMTQEEKDRGLGSVFKRDDQRLLQLREKDAREKDPNFISESYSECYPGYQEYNREIVDSDDDDDLSKMDMGGRAKGRLHRWDFETEEEWATYNEQKEAMPKAAFQFGVKMQDGRKTRKQNKDQKLTNDLHKINQILTKKKMEKEANNDGASYDDEPRSGKKLRI, from the exons ATGTCGTCCAAGCGTAACAATTACAAAGAGAAATTAGCTCGTCGCAA AGAGGAAAAGGCGGAGGAGCCAGAACAACCAAAGTATAGAGACAGAGCGAAAGAGCGGAGAGAGGATCAGAACCCTGATTATGAACCAACAACAGAATTGGGACATTTTCATGCTGTAGCTCCTCCAGGCACGGTTGAATTGCG GTCGGCTGATGCGCATAAGCTATCTATTGAGAAGAGCAAGTATCTTGGAG GTGATGTTGAACACACACATCTTGTTAAAGGGTTGGATTATGCTTTGCTTCACAAAGTGCGAAGTGAAATAGACAAGAAGCCAGATGTTGATGACGATGCTAATGAAAAAGCTAG AGCATCCAAAGAAGATCAAACACTGTCATTTCGCACTGCAACTGCAAAG TCTGTTTACCAATGGATGGTCAAGCCCCAAACTACCATCAAGACCAATGAAATGTTCCTTCCTGGAAGGATGTCCTTTATTTTTAACATG GAAAATGGGTATTCTAATGATATTCCGACAACTCTTCACAGGAGTAAAGCTGACTGTCCAGTCCCAGAG GAAATGGTTACTGTCGGTGTGGATGGTTCTGTTTTAGATCGGATTGCCAAGATTATGTCGTACCTTCGCCTTGGATCATCTGGAAAAGtgctcaagaagaagaagaaagaaaaggatgCAAAAG GGAAGCTATCACGTATTTCAAATGGATATGATGGAGATCAGAAGATGTTGAGGTCTGATGCATTGAAGAATCAAAATGACAAAGAAACACCACTGCCACCACCTCCACCGCTTCCGAAAAGGATTCCTGATTCAAGGCAGAATCAGGGTCCAACTATTGTTAGACCTGAAGAGGATGATATATTTATTGGTGATGGTATTGATTATTCAATTCCCAGTAAGGATATGAGCCAAAGCCCTGTCTCAGAGGATATGGAAGAATCTCCTCGGAACAAAGAAAGGGCATCTTATTTCGACGAACCTGTTTATGGCCCTGTACCACCCTCTGATCCCTCTCATGGTTGGCAACAAGTG AGTGGATATGATGCTTTGCAAGCACAAGCATTGGTTGGTGGCTATCAGACAGAGTGGCAAGAGTATCAATATGCAGAACAACTCGCTTATCCTGACCAATATCTCCAGCAAAACCTTCAGGCTTACGATGTGCAAGCAGGTCTAAATGTGCTTCAGGACCCTAGATTCATGactcaagaagaaaaagataggGGCTTGGGTTCGGTGTTCAAGAGGGATGATCAGAGGCTTCTGCAGCTAAGGGAGAAAGATGCACGGGAGAAGGACCCCAATTTTATATCTGAGAGTTATTCCGAGTGCTATCCTGGATACCAAGAATATAATCGCGAGATAGTcgatagtgatgatgatgacgatCTATCAAAAATGGATATGGGTGGAAGG GCAAAGGGGCGGCTTCATCGTTGGGACTTTGAAACTGAAGAAGAGTGGGCTACATACAATGAGCAAAAGGAAGCAATGCCAAAAGCTGCTTTCCAGTTTGGTGTGAAGATGCAAGACGGTAGGAAGACACGAAAGCAGAACAAAGATCAGAAACTTACAAACGACCTCCATAAGATAAACCAAATACTGACCAAAAAGAAGATGGAGAAGGAGGCAAACAACGATGGAGCAAGCTATGATGATGAACCGCGCTCTGGAAAGAAGCTCCGAATATGA
- the LOC113693662 gene encoding uncharacterized protein, producing the protein MPYSSISNLDNKKSKFKYIDDFNDTAWPVPGSQSASPSSPSSLKQGNLYNFPFESEDLLDGGYESSDDRYKTVQHNGPPEVNLKNVLSGIFAILTGRNKSLNAAGSLQFSNSNVSFLGSAKNGDAVLHSSVYIPSAPPLLEATAFNYSAYKDVLEAEPPEWLPDSSSTVCMQCNAPFTALTRGRHHCRFCGGIFCRACSKGRCLLPVKFRERDPQRVCDTCYDRLDPLQGVLINTISNAVQVAKHDVMDWTSMRGWLNLPVGFSMEQEIYKSANTLRNYCQVARLNPEKSIPAAILEGAKGLAILTVAKGGVVLAYKLGTGLVIARRADGSWSAPSALLSVGLGWGAQVGGELMDFIIVLHDSKAVKAFCSRMHFSLGAGCSAAAGPVGRVFEADMRAGERGSGMCYTYSCSKGAFVGVSLEGNIVSTRMDTNLRFYGDPYLTAADILLGIVDRPKAAEPLYAALQDLYASFRC; encoded by the exons ATGCCATATTCCTCGATTTCAAATTTAGACAACAAGAAAAGCAAGTTCAAATATATTGATGACTTCAATGATACTGCTTGGCCTGTGCCTGGAAGCCAGAGCGCTAGCCCTTCCAGCCCAAGTTCCTTGAAGCAAGGTAATCTATACAACTTTCCATTTGAGTCTGAAGACCTTTTGGATGGAGGTTATGAATCCAGTGATGATCGCTATAAGACTGTACAGCATAATGGTCCTCCTGAGGTGAACTTGAAAAATGTTTTGagtggtatttttgccattttgactggtcGGAATAAAAGTCTGAATGCTGCCGGAAGTCTGCAATTCTCTAATTCGAATGTTTCATTTCTTGGGTCTGCGAAGAATGGGGATGCGGTATTGCACTCATCAGTTTACATACCGAGTGCACCACCACTTCTTGAAGCAACTGCATTTAACTATAGTGCTTACAAAGATGTGTTGGAAGCTGAACCTCCGGAGTGGCTTCCAGACAGTTCCAGTACTGTGTGCATGCAGTGTAATGCTCCATTTACTGCTCTTACACGTGGAAGACATCATTGTCGATTTTGTGGAGGGATCTTCTGCAGAGCATGCTCAAAAGGAAGGTGCTTATTACCTGTTAAGTTTCGGGAGAGGGACCCGCAAAGGGTGTGTGACACCTGCTATGACAGGCTTGATCCTTTGCAAGGAGTACTCATCAACACCATCAGCAATGCAGTTCAGGTTGCAAAGCATGATGTGATGGATTGGACTTCAATGAGAGGGTGGCTAAATCTTCCTGTTGGCTTCTCCATGGAGCAAGAGATATATAAGTCTGCCAATACATTAAGGAATTACTGCCAG GTTGCTCGCTTGAATCCTGAGAAGTCCATTCCTGCAGCAATTCTGGAAGGGGCCAAAGGTTTGGCAATCTTGACGGTGGCTAAAGGTGGGGTGGTACTTGCTTATAAACTTGGAACTGGCTTGGTCATTGCTCGAAGAGCCGATGGATCATGGTCAGCTCCATCAGCTCTGCTTTCTGTTGGCCTGGGATGGGGTGCGCAG GTTGGCGGCGAACTCATGGACTTCATTATTGTACTACACGACTCAAAAGCTGTGAAAGCTTTCTGTAGTCGAATGCATTTCTCTCTTGGTGCTGGATGCAGTGCTGCAGCTGGACCAGTTGGGAGGGTTTTTGAGGCAGATATGCGAGCTGGAGAGAGGGGCTCTGGCATGTGTTATACTTACAGCTGCAGTAAAG GTGCATTTGTAGGTGTTTCACTGGAAGGGAACATAGTCTCAACTAGGATGGATACAAACCTTCGCTTCTATGGTGATCCTTATCTTACTGCAGCTGACATCCTTCTTGGAATAGTGGACAGACCTAAGGCTGCCGAACCCTTGTATGCAGCTCTCCAGGACCTTTATGCAAGCTTCCGATGCTAG
- the LOC113691682 gene encoding E3 ubiquitin-protein ligase RSL1-like, whose product MGTKAPEVVILTGEDLKNGYDDDDDADVSVLYAKPFSRKEGVNPENPISVESYSDDRDLQLAIMASLQPQSKSSSSGIGIISSSTSGKTKRVIDLSQDYFICDLDDDDDVQLIASFSTTPRKKLFTGESSNSKATANNDHDNVDSGDVDVTFMCDICVDEKPKAALFCIKGCTHSYCSECMAKYVASKLQDNITSIYCPVPGCNGRLEPEYCRSILPVQVFDRWGDALCEALLLASEKFYCPYKDCSSLLVDDRGSSDEAITHSECPECRRLFCAKCRVPWHSEISCDEFQMLNKDEREREDILLMNLARSKKWKRCPKCKIFVERISGCLFMKCRCKYTFCYNCGAQMGTNHYCANCKH is encoded by the exons ATGGGGACTAAGGCCCCGGAGGTTGTGATTCTCACCGGCGAAGATCTTAAGAATGGCTATGATGATGACGATGATGCTGATGTTTCTGTACTGTATGCAAAACCCTTCTCTCGCAAGGAGGGAGTCAATCCAGAAAACCCCATCTCAGTTGAAAGCTACTCTGATGACAGAGACCTCCAGCTCGCCATAATGGCCTCTCTTCAACCTCAATCAAAGAGTAGCAGCAGCGGTATTGGCATTATTAGTAGCAGTACAAGTGGTAAAACTAAAAGGGTCATTGATCTTTCCCAAGATTACTTCATTTGTGatcttgatgatgatgatgacgtTCAATTAATTGCCTCATTTTCCACAACTCCAAGGAAGAAGCTTTTCACAGGCGAGTCTTCCAATTCTAAGGCTACAGCCAACAATGATCATGATAATGTCGATAGCGGTGATGTTGATGTTACTTTTATGTGTGATATCTGTGTTGATGAAAAGCCAAAGGCTGCATTGTTCTGCATAAAGGGTTGCACTCATTCTTATTGTTCTGAGTGTATGGCTAAATATGTCGCCTCAAAGTTGCAAGACAACATTACTAGTATTTATTGTCCGGTTCCTGGGTGTAATGGGAGGTTAGAGCCTGAATATTGCCGGTCTATATTGCCTGTTCAAGTTTTTGATAGGTGGGGTGATGCGCTATGTGAGGCATTGTTATTGGCTTCTGAGAAATTTTATTGCCCCTATAAAGATTGCTCCTCGCTTTTGGTGGATGATAGAGGGAGCAGTGATGAGGCTATTACACATTCTGAGTGCCCGGAGTGTAGGAGATTGTTTTGTGCAAAGTGCAGGGTACCTTGGCATTCGGAGATTTCCTGTGATGAGTTTCAAATGTTGAATAAGGACGAAAGGGAAAGAGAGGATATTCTGCTAATGAACCTGGCCAGGAGCAAGAAGTGGAAAAGGTGTCCCAAGTGCAAAATTTTCGTTGAGAGGATTTCCGGGTGCTTGTTTATGAAATGCAG GTGTAAATACACATTTTGTTACAACTGTGGAGCTCAAATGGGTACTAATCATTACTGTGCCAATTGTAAGCATTAG